A segment of the Desulfurococcus mucosus DSM 2162 genome:
CTGATCATTGCCGTGAGCACTGCCGCTATCCCACCCTTCATATCTGTTGCTCCACGCCCGTAGACCAAGTCGCCTCTGATAACCGGCTTGAAGGGCGGGGTCTCCCAGCCCTCGCCTGGTGCAACGACATCGTAGTGCCCGTTGAACTGTATAATCCTGTCGCCGCTGCCTATTCTAGCCAGTAATATGAACCTGGGTTTCTCAGGGTTGAATTCCCTTGGCAGAGTCTTCCTCACAAGCTCGTCGGGAACCCTGTGCACGGTGACGTGGACACCGTGCTCGGAGAGTAGCTCCCTGTAGAAGTCCACTATGTCCTCGTATGACTCCCCGAGGACAGTGGGGTATTCTATGCTGCCTGAAAGTATTCTCCCGGCTACTTCACGCATTCCAGCTTCATCCATGCTTAACCACCGGGTCTAGGAGCATGCGTGAATCCAGTTATTTCATTGAGATGTGTAAAGGGAAAAAATTAGGCTTTCTCAACGTGTATTATCTGGACGGGGCAGGCGTTTGCAGCGTCCTGTGCGCACTGCGCGAGGTCGTCTGGGATGACTCCTACAGCGATGTTGCCGCCCTCCCTGTATTTCCCTACGATCTGTGACTTATTGTCGTCGGGGTTCATCTCGAAGACGTCTGGGCATATGGAGACACACACCATGTCGGAGATGCAGTTTTCCCTAGGCTCTATTTTAACCTTGTACATGGCTTACACCACGCTATCTACTATATTCTCCTGAAAGGTTATAAAGAGTTCGCTCAGCTATGAGTCATGGGGGCAGCGTAGATGGGAGCAGTTAAAGCCATGGGAACAATATGGGTGGTTGCGGCAACCGGGATCGCCGGCAGCGTCATGAAGATACTTGGCGGGGTACTCTACGGGAGCAACACTCTCTTCGTCGACGCCTTGACAAGCGTGGCGAACATGGCCTCACTGATCTCAATACTATGGTTTAGGAGGCTCGCGTATACGCCGCCTGACTCAGACCATCACTTCGGGCACGAGCGATTCGAGTACATCGGTGTCCTGCCAATGCTCATCACCTACGGGTTCGTTGCAGGCCTCAGCGTTGCCCGCCTCTACTATGTGAGAGAATACAGGGTTGAGCTCAACGCGTTCTACCTGGCCCTCGCAGCCATGCTCATGTATGGTGTGGCGGTTGCCTCCTCCAGGAGGGCTCCCCCATCCCTCAGGGCTTACGGGGCGTTCACTGTGAGCGAGCTCCTCGAGGGCTTAGTGGGTGTTGTGGCAAGCCTCGGGGGAGCATTATACAGTTACCTCGTGGACTACGGTGGGGCAGTCCTGCTGACATCATACATATTCTACGAGATATATGAGGAGGGGAGAAGGCTTTCATCATTCATGGCTGACGAGGCACCGCCGCTGGAGGTGTATGAGAGGGTTGTGGAGACGGCTGAGTCGATGGGGTATAATGTGGAGTCCCTGAGGCTTAGAACCATAGTGCCTGGAAGGTATCACGGCGACATGGTTCTACAGCCGAAGAGCACTGCGCCAAGCGATTTAAGGGAGTTGAGGAGGGTTCTCCAGGGTAGGGGTGTGGATGTATGTATTGAAACGGAAAAACTCAACTCTTGAATAACTCGATGTAGTAGCTGTGGATCCCGTGCACTATCATCTCCACTGCAACCCCAGCAATGATCAAGGCCATGAACCTGCCTATAGCCCTCACAGTAGACATGCTCAGCAACCTCGTTAACACGTCGCTTAAGCCAAGTATCAGGAATGTAGCTGAGCAAGCTGTGACACCTGCAAGGAGGATCAAGGCTACCTCGGCTACACCGGTGCTGGAGGAGGTCAGTAGGAGTATGGTGGTTATGGTGCCGGGGCCTATTATTAATGGGGTCGCTATGGGGACCACGGCTATGTCGCCTGGATGCATCCTCTTAGTCCTCACGTCGTCGCCAAGCATGTCTAAGGCTATAGTCATCAATATTATGCCGCCGCCAACCCTTAAGCTGGCAAC
Coding sequences within it:
- a CDS encoding cation diffusion facilitator family transporter is translated as MGAVKAMGTIWVVAATGIAGSVMKILGGVLYGSNTLFVDALTSVANMASLISILWFRRLAYTPPDSDHHFGHERFEYIGVLPMLITYGFVAGLSVARLYYVREYRVELNAFYLALAAMLMYGVAVASSRRAPPSLRAYGAFTVSELLEGLVGVVASLGGALYSYLVDYGGAVLLTSYIFYEIYEEGRRLSSFMADEAPPLEVYERVVETAESMGYNVESLRLRTIVPGRYHGDMVLQPKSTAPSDLRELRRVLQGRGVDVCIETEKLNS
- a CDS encoding MarC family protein gives rise to the protein MEYLIALLSYFTQLIAIMNPFSAIPTFMSLTEGLDHRRRIAIVKKAYLAGLILVTVFTLVGRYILEAFNISVASLRVGGGIILMTIALDMLGDDVRTKRMHPGDIAVVPIATPLIIGPGTITTILLLTSSSTGVAEVALILLAGVTACSATFLILGLSDVLTRLLSMSTVRAIGRFMALIIAGVAVEMIVHGIHSYYIELFKS
- a CDS encoding ferredoxin; the encoded protein is MYKVKIEPRENCISDMVCVSICPDVFEMNPDDNKSQIVGKYREGGNIAVGVIPDDLAQCAQDAANACPVQIIHVEKA